The Castor canadensis chromosome 12, mCasCan1.hap1v2, whole genome shotgun sequence genome contains the following window.
TTCATGAGATCACTTTTACTCAAAAAAACCCTGTGAAGGCTGATGACAGTGATTACATCTCCGGCCCAGGAGTTCCACTGTGCTTCTTCCGGAGATGCCAGGGAAGCACTTTTCCTCTCTCCCGGTGACAGTGATTTCCACCCCAGAACAGCCTTCCCAAGGCAGTCATCAACTAGTTTGGGAGACCTCAAAATGAGGGTTTGAATCTTTGAAAGCCaaaccacagcaataaaaatttaaaagtgtagAAGGGATGTGCTGGCTTTGGCCTGCTTTCTCTCCCCCAGTTCGTTTACTAGCAGCACCTAAATGACACAGAATTTCTAAGCTTGTCATTTACATTTATCAGCTCCTCACCTCTCTATCCACCATACTCATTACATAAAGAGTATGAACAGTGCTTGACTTACAGTAAGTATTCAGTAAATGTTGACTGTGTCATTAACTATTGTCATTCCAAAGACAGAAAactatgtttaatatttaaatttaagccTATCTTATCAAAGATTTCTAGAGAAAATCAAGTGTAGGTTGAATTCTTTCTTTCAAACTACTCTCCTGTAggacatgtgtttatttttaagccTGAATGTCCTGTCTCTCTAACCCAGCCACATAAAACAGCTTTATTCTGAAAGTGAGTGCTGTGGGGAGTAAATGGGCAGAGCAGAAGGTGATTCTACAGTAAAAGAACTCAGATGTAACAACACAATGCGATGCTATTTGACTGGCTCCTAGACCCAGAAACAAAAATGTACACATTTTGGAAATACTTGTGGGGAAATGTGAATATGGGCTGGGTACAGAGGACATTATAGAATTACTAATTTTATTAGATGTTTTAATGGTGGCGTGTTTAGAAAGGTGTGTGGGTGTCTTTATTCTTGGAAGATACAAACTAAAAAACATAGAAGTCAAATATTGTGGTATTGGTATCACATTCTCAAATGGTTCAGCAAAaaaggtttgtttttaaatattgtgaaaaagaaaatgtggcacaatgTTAACTGATGTTTATATTATACTTTcaattttatgtaaatgaaaagcattttaaataaaaagttgagaattaaaaaatagcaaaaataagttTTACCAAAGTACCACACAtcattactttaaatattttattgtaacaACAGTTCACATTGATATTACTTATTTATGCTTTATAAAAAAAGCAGACCTAGTCAACATAAAGTTTCCCAACCTGAAATTAATAACCTTAAATACATCACTTAACTTTCAGTTCAAATGCATCAAGTAAATCAAAATAGCTCAAtatctattttaaattaaagCCAATTAGATGCAGGTGTAAGGATCATAATTAACATTTCAATCAAaaatttcaataattattttcaatatttcttctttgtttttcttctttgtctagaACAGTCTGTTTTAAGCTTAAAGTAGCATCTTGAAATTGAGGATTCAAGTCTAATACCTTCTTGAAGTCTTCCAAAGCATCATCGAAATATCCTATGCCGGAACccaaaaaatggaagagaaaaaaagctgaatgtttctatattttattcaCAGCAAAGTCTGAATATACATACGTTTACTTTTACATTTACAAACTTTAAACCACTCCTAGTAAAGGAagctttttctcttatttttgttatttttattagcatgtattagttgttcgggggatttcactgtgacatttccatgtatgcttaATATACTTTagagttaaattcacccccaccatcattctccctccctcctccttccccctttacgtaaaacaatttcaacaggttttttttttctattttaatacaagtatataaagtacatagatcatattcaccctcccactacTACCTACCCCCAACAGGacatattttacattcctgtccttcattttttcattattcaaagGCATTTCACCATGATATTTTTcccatgcatatattgtactctAATCAGATTAATCCCCTGTATTACCCTCCTTTCCCCACAACCCCTtactattcaacagctttcaatgtgtttcattatgcatCTTCCTACACTGGTGCAATATTactcactttgttttgttttgtttttggcagcactggggtttgaattcagagcctcatacttgctaggcaggtgctcttatggcttgagccactccaccagctattaTTTActttctaccattctcttttcctttccctcctctccctagTCCCCTCTAATAGGTCcactattacagacatgttctccttatatatgtatatatgatcatgtttatatttgtgtacacatttatctttTGTATCTACATGGAAGCCTTTTCTCTTAATAGTAATAAAGGGATCTCCATATCAAAGTAATTTTGTGGCCTTTATTTACACAAGTTAACAAGCAAGTATCATAAACCATCATAAAACTTCAACAAAAATGTATTCTCTTTTACACAGTTGCAGCAAAATTGAgaaataggttttttttattttaaataagaaaaggtaCCCACAATTCCTTTAATCCAGAGATCTAAAACTTCACTTTCTATTGTCTCATGTGTCTTCAGATGTTAACTCAGAGGAGTGTCACAGGTGATCGTCAGCATTACCCTCATTTTGCAGTTGGGAGCACACAGGCATACGGTAATGGGGTCAGCCCCACTCCTGTGCCCAGAGCCAATTCCCACCCCAGTGCTCTGCTGAGATCTATAATGCCTAACAAATGCCCCAAAATTCCCTCAGGTACGCTTCCTTTGTTCCAAACTCCAAACCTAAATTTCATATAACTTTAAAACTTGATGATTACTATACCCGTTGTATAACGGCTGATGGCTCTGAAACTATAACAGAATAGTcagtgaaaaaaatctaaaaactaaattaaaaaaaaaatcttacccagCCTGTAGAGTATCAACCCTCTGTTGTAATATGGAACTTCAAAATCGGGTTGGACTTCTATGGCAGATGTGTAGTCATCCATGGCTTCGTAAAAATCAACCCTGAAGTACTTGATTTGCCCCCTGTTGTTATATGCAGTAGCCAAATCCTCAGGGCTGCATTTGCTTTAAACAAAAAGTCCACATTAAAAACACTGTGGTACCAAATTCCTCTCATTTccactttcattctcttttgGGCACGGTCAAATTTCATAGCTTATAACATACTGTGAAAAAGCAAGCTGAGGAAGCAAAGTGCAAATAAACAAGGACTCTAAATCAATTTTTGTTCAACCCTATTATCCACTTTTATATGGTTATGGCACATCCATATGAAAAGCACATGAATTTTACAGTGTTCAAATCACATTCATTGCCAATGCGTTTTGCTGAAGATATTAAAATGATTTGTGCACATTTTCTAAGCACACACTagtgagaaagggaagaaagctcAGACATCGGCTGAGGAAGAAGTGAAAGCCAGCCGACAGTTCAAGTGTGATATGGATGTGTTGCAAAGTGAATTATCAATTTTACTCTCAAATTTTAAGTTACTTTAAAACAATGagatttttaagtcatttttcaccaataaagaaataaaagttaaccATAGGTGACAATTCAACACACTGATGCCCAGAGAGTGATCTCTGGGGTAGAGGTGCCCTCCTTCCTGTCTTGGCTGCTCCCTGTTAACCCCGTCAATGCCAGGTTTGCTTTCTGCTAGGCAGTTGAGCTCCAGTCCACTTTGGAGGTCCTGTGAGCAGAATCAGCTCTAGAGGCTGCCCCAAGCACTTGAAGTGAACAGACTTTCCCATAGGTGCCAGACATCCAGCAGGTCTGAGCAGCTGCCAATTCACCGAGTCACAGCTCCCTCCTCCTTATTGCCCTGAACCTTTCTCTCCAGAGGGCAGATTATCTATACAGAGAATGTTAGGAATCATTCTGAACCAAACAGAGAAGCTGCAGGTTCCACATAGCtattttttctttgctatatCCCAAAGTGCAAAGTAGAGTTGTTAGGAAATATTTGTGACTGCAGTCAGCTACTTCCCTTAACACCCTGATCTTTGAGAGCTCAGACAAGGACTGTAACTACTGCTACCCATGCAGAGGTACTTGAAGTCTAAATTTGCTAACAGTGGAGAGGAACTGCtgcaattttagaaaatttctgTTCTGTGATCGCTAAGAGACTGGCACAAGAATACTTGTGAAGGCCACTAGCACCACCAGACGACAAAGGGTACACACCCTTCATCTGTCCATTAGGACATGAGTTGAACTGCTGCCCAGGAGAATCTGAAGGAAAATGAAGCCTCAGGACTTCACTAAGACTTTATTCACTACATCTGAAGTGTCAAAGCTTTGTTATACATTCTTATATTCAGAGGATCATAGCATGTTAGATTTAGAATTGCATCTCACTACAACAAATTCtaaaagcttatttttcatgcagaaattttgtttctgagcaaaatttttaaagagatgaGCTAACAgttaaggttaattttttttgtaatattgagATTTTTTTGTAAGGATAGTATTTCTTACATTGGAATTTAACCAAGTTACCTATTCCAAATGTGAATTCTTAGCATTCGCTAGAATTGGCCAAGacataatatttgaaaattaggTTATGGCTAAATGTGCACCTTtggatattaaaaagaaaatgtgataaaatatcCAGAGTGAAAGGTATTCAAAGATTGCAAATATTGTTTCAAAATGATTCAGTGCTccagtatttcaaaaataaatttaaactccAGAAGATATGTCTAGGGAAAAAAATTGATGTGCCAATACATGCATTCCTAGAATTTTAGAACTAAAAGGAAATTGAaggctcattttacagataagaaactgAGGCTAAGAAAAGGTGCTAGTGATATGGCAGAGCCAAGATGAGAACGCAGGCACGCTGGACTCCCTTCAGTGAAGCCTGGCTGATCCTCGTCTCCTGGGATGGACCCTCGAGTTCTTAGGCTGAGACAGCATCCACACACCTGTTGTCGATAAGTGcgtttttttactttgttttgtttttgatttttttttgagacctaTTAGGTTAAGTCTATTCTTAGAGCTTGAAACAAGAATAGAAAATTAAGTTCCTATGTATAGGAATAGTGGCCCCAAACTCGTgcctattcagaagcttctattAGCGAAGTATTATTAAATTGAGAGAGCAATTTTATCTTCTGGTGTAATTCCACGTGAGGCTGAGGATGAGAACTGAGTCTTCAGTGTTTAGCTAAGCCCCCTACAAAAGACAAGCCTGTATCAATCAATCAAAACCAAAACCTGGCAGGAAGAAGAGGGCGATGGTGCAGACAGTTCACGTGACTGCCAGAAACAGGCCACCTCCCTCGCTCCCTCCTCACCCTGCTAGGTCCCCTCCACTCCATCAACACGACAAAGGCGAAAGCTGGAGTAACACGAAATGCTCCACTTCCGGAGTAAACTGAAAATGCTTCAGACAAGCGGCTACCACGCGAGGCTGTTCCcagcagaaaaaggaaaaccGGTGGACACTGCACACATCCGGGAGGCGGCACCTCCCCACCATTAAAGCTCTTCCCAGTGTGGAGTGAGCTGGATCAAACTCAAGGAGAACCTACAACTCACAAGCATCCAATGACACTGCAAAGACATCTAGCAAATCCTAAATGTGGAAACGAAGGGCGGAGAAATGCGTTTTCTCAACAAACTACAATTTAAAGGGGGGGCGGAGTGGCCTGAAGATTACGAGGGACCAGATGTGCACCCTGACTTGGACCAACTGCTAAAAACGCACCAAGCAAACAACAAAGCGCGGTTACTGGTCATCAGGGAGTTCCACCCGTGCACGGGCAGTTGGTTACGGGATTCCGCTGTGCTGTGGCTGCGTCTTTTATTAAATGATCCGTAAGCTTTAGAAGCATCCCTGCATAGGTCATGTGAGGTCTGGGTGGGCCGATGGTGCTTAAGGTTGGCTCTGCTCTTTTCCAGTAAAATGCTCTCCGTAACCAGGCAGGACGCAAAGCCGCCGCAGCGCCGCTGTGCGTGGAGAGACCGCAGCGCGCTCCGGCATGGCACAGCCCAGCCGGGACCCCTGCCCCTCTCAGGTCTCGCTGGTGCGGCTGTTAAAGTGCCGAGGGAACGGCCCGTCGGCTCCACCCTCCGGTTCAGAGTGAGCAAAGGAGGGCGGCACGAGCTCCCGCACGCTCTCCGCACCATCCCCGCGGACCGCGGCCGGGGCTGGGCGTCCTCCTCGGGTTCTCCGCCGTCCTCGTCCTAGGCCTCGCCTCGGCCTTTCTGGAAGACTGGCACCCCGCTTCCTCCTCGTGTTGGGTGATTACCACTACAGCGCGCGAACTCAGGCGAGCGCAGGCCCGCCgattccctccctcctcccccaccccgcaCATCTCGCGATACTTACCTCTCAGGACTCTCGCCGACCGGGGCCACACAGGCGCACTGGCGAATGTAAGCCGAGTACAGCTCCTCGGCCTCCGCGAACTCTCCCTTCTCGAAGTGGGCCTGGGCAAGTGCCAGGGTTGCGTGACTTTCGTGATTTTGCTTCCCTTCCATAGTGGCTTAAGGCCTAGGTCTCTGTGTGGAGTAAGGATTGACTTCTGAGCGGCTACAGGCGTCACCAC
Protein-coding sequences here:
- the Ttc32 gene encoding tetratricopeptide repeat protein 32 isoform X1, yielding MVRRACGSSCRPPLLTLNRRVEPTGRSLGTLTAAPARPERGRGPGWAVPCRSALRSLHAQRRCGGFASCLVTESILLEKSRANLKHHRPTQTSHDLCRDASKAYGSFNKRRSHSTAESRNQLPVHGWNSLMTSNRALLFACKCSPEDLATAYNNRGQIKYFRVDFYEAMDDYTSAIEVQPDFEVPYYNRGLILYRLGYFDDALEDFKKVLDLNPQFQDATLSLKQTVLDKEEKQRRNIENNY
- the Ttc32 gene encoding tetratricopeptide repeat protein 32 isoform X2, translating into MEGKQNHESHATLALAQAHFEKGEFAEAEELYSAYIRQCACVAPVGESPESKCSPEDLATAYNNRGQIKYFRVDFYEAMDDYTSAIEVQPDFEVPYYNRGLILYRLGYFDDALEDFKKVLDLNPQFQDATLSLKQTVLDKEEKQRRNIENNY